In Cedecea neteri, a single genomic region encodes these proteins:
- a CDS encoding methionine ABC transporter permease, translated as MDDLVADLTIAFGETFQMLGISTLLAIIGGLPLGFLIFVTDRNLFWQNRSLNIISSVLVNIVRSVPFVILLVLLLPLTQFLLGNTIGPIAASVPLSVAAIAFYARLVDGALREVDKGIIEAAEAFGASPMRIICTVLLPEASAGLLRGLTITLVSLIGYSAMAGIVGGGGVGDLAIRFGYYRYETQVMVVTVVALIVLVQIVQMFGDYLAKRADKRDRH; from the coding sequence ATGGATGATTTAGTCGCGGACCTGACGATTGCCTTTGGCGAAACCTTCCAGATGCTGGGCATTTCCACGCTGCTGGCGATCATCGGCGGCCTGCCGCTGGGCTTTTTGATCTTCGTCACCGACCGCAATCTGTTCTGGCAGAACCGCTCGCTGAACATCATCAGCTCGGTGCTGGTGAACATCGTACGCTCGGTGCCGTTCGTCATTCTGCTGGTGCTCTTGCTGCCGCTGACGCAGTTCCTGCTCGGCAACACCATCGGGCCGATTGCGGCGTCTGTACCGTTGTCGGTGGCGGCGATTGCGTTTTATGCCCGCCTGGTGGACGGCGCGCTGCGGGAAGTGGACAAAGGTATTATTGAGGCGGCGGAGGCCTTTGGCGCCAGCCCGATGCGCATCATCTGCACCGTGCTGCTGCCGGAAGCCAGTGCCGGGTTGCTGCGCGGGTTAACCATAACCCTGGTCAGCCTGATCGGCTACTCGGCGATGGCGGGGATTGTCGGTGGCGGCGGCGTGGGTGACCTCGCGATCCGCTTCGGCTATTACCGCTACGAAACCCAGGTTATGGTGGTCACGGTTGTGGCGCTGATTGTGCTGGTGCAAATCGTGCAAATGTTTGGCGACTATCTCGCCAAACGCGCGGATAAGCGCGACAGGCATTAA
- the sfbB gene encoding virulence-associated ABC transporter ATP-binding protein SfbB, protein MIEIEKVCVDFPTGRSQTSRAVNDVSLHIGAGEIFGIVGTSGAGKSTLLRTLNALQRPSEGRVKIGGTEVTSLQGAELRKARQRIGMIFQHFNLMHTRTVRQNVAFSLKAAGWERSKIGPRVAEILELVGLADKANRYPVQLSGGQKQRVGIARAIANHPDVLLCDEPTSALDLETSATILALLKKINQQLGITIVLITHEMNVIKTICDRVAVMSGGEVVESGEVFDIFAHPQHEFTRQLVSHTLNLTLPVRLLDNMRGALLKIMFVGDSAEQPVLSFAAVKYGVAVNILHGKIEYISDRALGILVVAITAPGNPAAVGDAIDHIRKHTACVEVLNG, encoded by the coding sequence ATGATTGAGATTGAAAAGGTCTGCGTGGACTTCCCCACGGGACGGAGCCAGACCAGCCGGGCGGTGAACGATGTTTCGCTGCACATTGGCGCGGGGGAGATTTTTGGCATTGTCGGCACCAGCGGAGCCGGGAAAAGTACCTTATTACGTACCCTGAACGCGCTCCAGCGCCCGAGTGAGGGCCGCGTAAAAATCGGTGGGACTGAGGTAACCTCGCTGCAGGGGGCCGAGCTGCGCAAAGCGCGTCAGCGCATCGGCATGATTTTCCAGCACTTCAATTTGATGCACACCCGGACGGTCAGGCAAAACGTGGCGTTCAGCCTCAAAGCCGCAGGCTGGGAACGCAGTAAAATCGGCCCACGCGTGGCCGAAATTCTTGAGCTGGTGGGCCTGGCCGACAAAGCGAACCGCTACCCGGTGCAACTGAGCGGCGGGCAGAAACAGCGCGTGGGCATTGCGCGCGCCATCGCTAACCACCCGGATGTTTTACTCTGTGATGAACCGACTTCCGCGCTGGATCTGGAAACGTCGGCCACCATTCTGGCGTTGCTGAAAAAGATCAACCAGCAACTGGGGATCACCATCGTGCTGATCACCCACGAGATGAACGTGATCAAAACGATTTGCGACCGCGTGGCGGTGATGTCCGGCGGCGAAGTGGTGGAATCCGGCGAGGTGTTCGACATCTTCGCGCATCCGCAGCATGAATTTACCCGCCAACTGGTGTCCCACACGCTGAATCTGACGCTGCCGGTGCGCCTGCTCGACAACATGCGCGGCGCGCTGCTGAAAATCATGTTCGTCGGCGACTCGGCCGAACAGCCGGTGCTCTCCTTCGCGGCGGTGAAATACGGCGTGGCGGTGAACATTCTGCACGGCAAAATTGAGTACATCAGCGACCGCGCGCTGGGCATTCTGGTGGTGGCGATCACTGCGCCGGGCAACCCGGCGGCGGTGGGGGATGCCATCGACCATATTCGGAAACATACGGCCTGTGTGGAGGTGCTGAATGGATGA
- a CDS encoding MetQ/NlpA family ABC transporter substrate-binding protein has translation MGNHFGWRVATGALLLASGLQFAQANSDPHTIVFGVAPGPYGDMVKQAIAPSLKEKGYKVVVREFSDYVQPNMALANGSIDANLFQHSLYFDKFTADKNLKLAKLITVPTAGMGIYSHKVKSLDELKKGDIVTLSNDPTNLARGLRFLQSMELITIKENIDPTKASERDIATNPKGLVFKSLEAAQLPRTLDSASAALVNGNFAIAAGLKLSSALKQEHLDENLKNIIAVRAEDADKPFAKDIVETVKSPAYEKAIDDPQNIFNAFQKPDWMVAADKK, from the coding sequence ATGGGAAATCATTTCGGCTGGCGCGTGGCGACCGGCGCTTTACTTCTGGCCAGCGGCCTGCAGTTTGCTCAGGCCAACAGCGACCCGCACACCATCGTCTTCGGCGTAGCGCCTGGGCCATACGGCGACATGGTCAAACAGGCCATCGCCCCGTCGTTAAAAGAGAAAGGCTATAAAGTCGTGGTGCGCGAGTTCAGCGACTACGTGCAGCCCAACATGGCGCTGGCCAACGGCAGCATCGACGCCAACCTGTTCCAGCACTCGCTGTACTTCGACAAATTCACCGCCGACAAAAACCTCAAGCTGGCGAAACTTATCACCGTGCCAACCGCCGGGATGGGCATTTATTCCCATAAGGTCAAAAGCCTGGACGAGCTGAAGAAGGGCGATATTGTCACCCTGTCTAACGACCCGACCAACCTCGCCCGTGGGCTGCGCTTCCTGCAGTCGATGGAGCTTATCACCATCAAAGAGAACATTGACCCGACCAAAGCCTCCGAGCGCGATATCGCCACCAACCCGAAAGGCCTGGTGTTTAAATCACTGGAAGCCGCACAGCTGCCGCGCACGCTGGACAGCGCCAGTGCCGCGCTGGTCAACGGTAACTTTGCTATTGCGGCCGGGCTAAAACTTTCTTCCGCGCTCAAACAGGAACACCTGGACGAGAACCTCAAAAACATCATTGCGGTGCGTGCCGAAGATGCGGATAAACCGTTCGCCAAAGACATCGTGGAGACCGTGAAGTCCCCGGCCTACGAAAAAGCGATCGACGATCCGCAGAATATTTTCAACGCCTTCCAGAAACCGGACTGGATGGTTGCCGCCGATAAAAAGTAA
- a CDS encoding MFS transporter: MKNLLALMAVCLAALMSGLEISSVPVILPVLEKQMQANFRELQWIMNAYTLSCTAVLMATGTLADKYGRKRIFIISIVGFGLTSILCGLSRTPEWLIVGRFLQGLSGGAMLTSLIAILSVQFPAGKARSRAFSAWGITFGFGLGFGPVIGGVLEAWFSWQWVFLIHGVIALLTLALTLKNVIESRANTIKPLDVAGLMTLSLGVVGATWLITQGGNIGWTSHEAQFILLGTFISLALFVLIELRHPHPMFDFSVFRIRPFSGALMGSVGMNFSFWPLMIYLPVYYQIGKGYSIMETGMALLAYTLPTLLMPPVGEKLVLRYGAARIIPLGLLAIGLGFVLMRLGVIYQVSLLPGAILSGMALGLINTPVTNTTTGSVGANRVGMASGIDISSRLITLAINIALMGSLLVAGIAESLQSHIDSVSERYALAEQIAGGTRAALSSDMIIQALNNGFSGVLAYGAIRVGCLSLASYLLFNVKTNVKRKRAASCAD; encoded by the coding sequence ATGAAAAATCTCTTAGCGCTGATGGCGGTTTGTTTAGCCGCGTTGATGTCGGGCCTGGAAATATCCAGCGTCCCGGTTATCCTGCCGGTGCTGGAAAAGCAGATGCAGGCGAATTTCCGCGAACTGCAGTGGATCATGAATGCTTACACGCTCTCCTGCACGGCGGTGCTGATGGCCACGGGGACGCTGGCGGATAAATATGGCCGCAAGCGTATTTTTATTATCAGCATTGTTGGGTTTGGCCTGACGTCGATCCTCTGTGGCCTGTCCCGGACGCCCGAATGGCTTATTGTGGGGCGCTTTTTGCAGGGACTGAGTGGCGGGGCGATGTTAACCAGCCTGATTGCTATCCTGTCGGTTCAGTTTCCGGCAGGAAAAGCGCGCAGCCGGGCGTTTTCCGCCTGGGGGATCACCTTTGGTTTTGGACTGGGATTTGGCCCCGTCATCGGCGGTGTGCTGGAGGCGTGGTTTAGCTGGCAATGGGTATTTCTGATCCACGGCGTTATTGCGCTGCTCACCCTGGCCCTGACGCTGAAAAATGTTATCGAGTCGCGTGCAAACACCATAAAGCCGCTGGATGTCGCTGGCCTGATGACGTTGAGCTTGGGAGTGGTGGGGGCGACCTGGCTCATCACCCAGGGCGGGAACATCGGCTGGACCAGCCATGAAGCCCAGTTCATCTTGCTGGGGACGTTTATCAGCCTGGCGCTGTTCGTCCTTATTGAGCTCCGCCACCCGCATCCAATGTTTGATTTCTCCGTCTTTCGAATCAGGCCTTTCTCCGGCGCGCTGATGGGATCTGTGGGGATGAATTTCAGCTTCTGGCCGCTGATGATTTATCTGCCGGTTTATTACCAGATCGGGAAGGGCTACAGCATTATGGAGACCGGCATGGCGCTGCTGGCCTACACCTTGCCCACGCTATTAATGCCGCCGGTCGGTGAAAAGCTCGTGCTGCGCTATGGGGCCGCACGCATCATCCCGCTGGGGCTGCTTGCTATCGGCCTGGGATTTGTGCTGATGAGGCTGGGTGTTATCTATCAAGTCAGTTTGCTGCCCGGCGCAATACTCTCGGGCATGGCGCTGGGGTTAATCAATACTCCGGTTACCAACACTACAACGGGTTCCGTGGGCGCTAACCGCGTGGGCATGGCTTCCGGGATTGATATCAGTTCGCGCTTAATTACGCTTGCCATCAATATTGCGTTAATGGGGAGCCTGCTGGTGGCGGGGATAGCCGAAAGCTTACAGAGTCATATCGACAGCGTGAGCGAAAGGTATGCCCTGGCAGAACAAATAGCCGGCGGGACGAGAGCCGCTCTCAGCAGCGACATGATTATTCAGGCGCTGAATAACGGTTTTTCCGGCGTGCTGGCCTACGGCGCTATACGTGTGGGCTGTTTGTCGCTGGCGAGTTATTTGCTGTTCAATGTCAAAACAAACGTTAAGCGCAAACGCGCGGCATCCTGCGCTGATTAA
- a CDS encoding helix-turn-helix domain-containing protein, translated as MSGISPDQDRAFRPKNRRLVVLAYQCLCTFEFGIAVEAFGRVDEVLGQPLYDLRVASLEKGVFDAQGGVRLVVDGGLELLEDAGTIVIPGWRNVFEPAPEPLIAALQRAHQNGSRIVSICAGSFILCETGLLDGKRATAHWNSTEILASRFPAVQVEHSMIYVDEGNLITSAGGAAGVDLCLHLIRRDYGIEIANRTAQRMITPPLREGSQAQRVQQPVPKRSTKSLAPLLDDLRHHLNAPLVIEQLARQAGMSRRTFIRRFKDATGTTPGEWMLSLRLEKACALLESEKLSIDQVAEQSGFGSAETLRHHFRLRFKTTPTQWRKAFKARTCLPVSG; from the coding sequence ATGTCAGGCATCTCTCCAGATCAAGATCGCGCTTTTAGACCGAAAAATCGACGGCTGGTTGTGCTGGCCTATCAGTGTCTCTGCACTTTTGAGTTCGGGATTGCCGTCGAAGCTTTTGGCCGCGTGGATGAAGTGCTCGGCCAGCCTCTCTATGACTTGCGCGTCGCGTCGTTAGAAAAGGGTGTTTTTGACGCTCAGGGCGGCGTGCGTTTAGTGGTGGATGGCGGACTGGAGCTGCTGGAAGACGCGGGGACAATTGTCATCCCCGGCTGGCGAAATGTTTTTGAACCGGCCCCGGAGCCGCTGATTGCCGCCTTGCAACGCGCCCATCAAAACGGTTCCCGCATAGTGTCGATTTGCGCCGGCAGCTTTATTCTCTGCGAAACAGGATTACTGGACGGCAAGCGAGCCACCGCCCACTGGAACAGCACCGAGATCCTCGCGAGCAGGTTCCCTGCGGTGCAGGTGGAACACAGCATGATCTACGTCGATGAGGGCAACCTGATCACCTCCGCAGGTGGCGCCGCCGGGGTTGACCTCTGCCTGCATCTTATTCGTCGTGATTACGGGATTGAAATCGCGAACCGGACTGCACAGCGCATGATTACGCCCCCGTTACGGGAAGGCAGCCAGGCACAAAGGGTCCAACAGCCCGTTCCTAAACGCAGCACCAAAAGTCTGGCGCCGTTGCTGGACGACCTGCGCCACCATCTCAATGCGCCCCTGGTGATTGAACAGTTAGCCAGGCAAGCGGGCATGAGCCGCCGGACCTTCATCCGCAGGTTCAAAGATGCCACCGGCACCACGCCGGGCGAGTGGATGCTCAGCCTCCGGCTGGAAAAGGCTTGTGCGCTGCTGGAAAGCGAGAAACTCAGCATTGACCAGGTGGCAGAGCAGTCTGGATTCGGCTCAGCGGAAACACTCCGGCATCATTTCAGGCTGCGCTTTAAAACCACGCCCACACAGTGGCGCAAAGCCTTCAAGGCCCGAACATGCTTACCTGTTTCTGGATAG
- a CDS encoding porin, whose product MKANLRALPLLIGAGLLAGMASFAANAEITVLKQDPQAGNPLSRLNFTVGGSIRPQFNMMSGDGDKGSYKRNGFDGGTRFRFAADYYLFDDISWISYYELGVNIPAVFEWDNHYAEGANNTTRRMLYTGLKSKTWGQLTYGQQNSIYYDVVGAKTDIWDYDMIGQAPGNGMNGDYDGSYRSRNMLKYKNTFGDADVYASYLFEDHDIRATNGMRYKRKGGGSLGVDYHITKDLTWGTAWNYTRADMRNPNDGDSKSYNQNIYGTALSWKPDNWTFSFGGGWYQNFLTTKLKDVNNYFSGDAWGIEYFAGYTIPVGQYAVKSVQPYFMGDRLQYVTGRSYQRIDNGVGVSFKLDYGFQVDYEHVFTSSTDNLGDMNLVRLRYDF is encoded by the coding sequence ATGAAAGCAAATTTGCGCGCTTTACCATTACTGATTGGGGCTGGCCTGCTTGCAGGTATGGCATCTTTCGCTGCTAACGCAGAAATCACCGTCCTGAAGCAAGATCCGCAGGCCGGTAACCCGCTCAGCCGCCTCAATTTCACCGTGGGCGGCAGTATTCGTCCACAGTTTAATATGATGTCCGGCGACGGCGATAAAGGCTCTTACAAACGTAATGGCTTTGACGGCGGCACCCGTTTCCGTTTCGCAGCTGATTATTATCTGTTCGATGATATTAGCTGGATCAGCTATTACGAGCTGGGCGTGAATATTCCGGCGGTATTTGAGTGGGACAACCACTATGCAGAAGGCGCGAACAATACCACTCGCCGTATGCTGTACACCGGTCTGAAAAGCAAAACCTGGGGTCAGCTGACCTACGGCCAGCAAAACAGCATCTACTATGATGTGGTTGGCGCGAAAACCGATATCTGGGACTACGACATGATCGGTCAGGCTCCGGGTAACGGCATGAACGGCGACTACGACGGTTCTTACCGTTCCCGCAATATGCTGAAGTACAAAAACACCTTCGGCGATGCGGACGTGTACGCTTCTTACCTGTTTGAAGATCACGATATTCGTGCCACCAACGGCATGCGCTACAAGCGTAAAGGCGGCGGCTCTCTGGGTGTGGATTACCACATCACCAAAGACCTGACCTGGGGTACCGCATGGAACTACACCCGTGCCGATATGCGTAACCCGAACGACGGCGACAGCAAGTCTTACAACCAGAACATCTACGGGACGGCGCTGAGCTGGAAACCGGACAACTGGACGTTCAGCTTCGGCGGCGGCTGGTACCAGAACTTCCTGACCACCAAGCTGAAAGACGTGAACAACTATTTCTCCGGCGACGCGTGGGGCATCGAGTACTTCGCGGGTTACACCATCCCGGTTGGCCAGTACGCGGTGAAATCCGTGCAGCCATACTTCATGGGTGACCGTCTGCAGTACGTGACCGGCCGCAGCTACCAGCGCATCGACAACGGTGTGGGCGTGAGCTTCAAGCTGGATTACGGCTTCCAGGTGGACTACGAGCACGTCTTCACCTCCAGCACCGACAACCTGGGCGACATGAACCTGGTTCGTCTGCGCTACGATTTCTAA
- the ybbP gene encoding putative ABC transporter permease subunit YbbP codes for MIARWFWREWRSPSLLIVWLALSLAVACVLALGSISDRMEKGLSQQSREYMAGDRTLRSARAVPDEWLTQAQSDGLKVGKQLSFATMTFAGDTPQLADVKAVDGVYPMYGELETNPPGLKPEPGTALLAPRLLALLNLKVGDNIDVGDATLRIVGQVIQEPDAGFNPFQIAPRLMMNLADVEKTGAVQPGSRISWRYKFGGNPQQLLQYENYLLPKLKPEQRWIGMEQDEGALGKSLERSQQFLLLSALLTLLLAVAAIAVAMSHYCRSRYDLVAILKTLGAGRAALRKLIIGQWLMVLVLSAIAGGAVGLLFEAALMQLLKPVLPAALPPASLWPWVWAIGAMVTISVLVGLRPYRLLLATQPLRVLRRDAVANVWPLKIYLPVISVVVVLLLALLMGGSSLLWAVLAGTLVLAALCGLVGWGVLKLLKKLTLKNLALRLAVNRLLRQPWATLSQLAAFSLSFMLLALLLVLRGDLLDRWQQQLPPESPNYFLVNIAPEQVQPVKTFLADHQVIPESFYPIVRARMTAINGQSTEGNPDEALNRELNLTWQSQKPDHNPILAGSWPPRAGEVSMDDGVAKRLNIKPGDSVTFMGDTQDFTAKVTSLRKVDWESLRPNFYFIFPPGALDGQPQSWLTSFRWEGNNGLLTQLNREFPTVSLLDIGAILKQIGQVLEQVSRALEVMVVLVTACGLLLLLAQVQVGMRQRHQELVVYRTLGAGKKLLRTTLWCEFAVLGLVSGLVAAIGAETALGVLQTRVFDFPWEPDLRLWIVLPVTGAVLLSLCGGWLGVRLLKGKALFRQFVV; via the coding sequence ATGATAGCCCGCTGGTTCTGGCGCGAGTGGCGCTCTCCCTCGCTGCTGATTGTCTGGCTGGCGCTTAGCCTGGCGGTGGCCTGCGTACTGGCGCTTGGCAGCATCAGCGACAGAATGGAAAAAGGGCTAAGCCAGCAAAGCCGCGAGTATATGGCTGGCGACCGGACGTTGCGCAGCGCCCGCGCCGTTCCGGACGAATGGCTGACTCAGGCGCAAAGTGATGGCTTAAAGGTCGGCAAGCAGCTGAGCTTCGCCACCATGACCTTTGCCGGGGACACGCCGCAGCTGGCCGATGTGAAAGCGGTCGACGGCGTTTACCCGATGTACGGCGAGCTGGAAACCAACCCGCCGGGCCTGAAGCCTGAGCCGGGCACCGCGCTGCTTGCGCCGCGCCTGCTGGCTTTACTCAACCTGAAAGTGGGCGACAACATTGACGTGGGCGATGCCACGCTGCGTATTGTCGGGCAGGTGATTCAGGAGCCGGACGCCGGGTTTAACCCGTTCCAGATTGCGCCGCGCCTGATGATGAACCTGGCCGACGTCGAGAAAACCGGGGCGGTGCAGCCCGGCAGCCGCATTAGCTGGCGCTACAAGTTTGGCGGCAACCCCCAGCAACTGCTGCAGTATGAAAACTACCTGTTGCCGAAGCTGAAGCCGGAGCAGCGCTGGATCGGCATGGAACAGGACGAAGGTGCGCTGGGCAAATCCCTGGAGCGTTCTCAGCAGTTCCTGCTGCTTTCCGCCCTGCTGACATTGCTGCTGGCCGTGGCCGCGATTGCCGTGGCAATGAGCCATTACTGCCGCAGCCGCTATGACCTGGTGGCGATCCTGAAAACGTTGGGGGCGGGCAGGGCGGCGCTGCGGAAGCTGATTATCGGCCAGTGGCTGATGGTGCTGGTGCTCTCGGCCATTGCCGGAGGCGCCGTCGGCTTGCTGTTCGAAGCCGCGCTGATGCAACTATTGAAGCCGGTTCTGCCTGCCGCGCTGCCGCCAGCGAGCCTGTGGCCGTGGGTGTGGGCTATCGGCGCGATGGTCACAATCTCCGTGCTGGTGGGGCTGCGTCCTTATCGATTACTGCTGGCCACTCAGCCATTGCGCGTCCTGCGCCGTGACGCCGTGGCTAACGTCTGGCCGCTGAAAATTTATCTGCCGGTCATCAGCGTGGTGGTGGTGTTGCTGCTGGCGTTGCTAATGGGCGGCAGTTCGCTGCTGTGGGCGGTGCTGGCGGGCACGCTGGTGCTCGCGGCGCTGTGCGGCCTCGTTGGCTGGGGCGTCCTGAAGCTGCTGAAAAAACTGACGCTGAAAAACCTGGCCCTGCGCCTGGCGGTCAACCGCCTGCTGCGCCAGCCGTGGGCGACGCTCAGCCAGCTGGCGGCGTTCTCGCTGTCGTTTATGCTGCTGGCCTTGCTGTTAGTGCTGCGGGGCGATTTGCTGGACAGATGGCAGCAACAGCTGCCGCCGGAAAGCCCGAACTACTTCCTGGTGAACATTGCGCCGGAGCAGGTTCAGCCGGTGAAAACCTTCCTTGCCGACCATCAGGTGATCCCGGAGTCGTTCTATCCCATTGTGCGGGCGCGCATGACGGCGATTAACGGCCAGTCCACCGAGGGCAACCCGGATGAGGCGCTGAACCGCGAGCTGAATCTGACCTGGCAGAGCCAGAAGCCGGATCATAACCCTATCCTGGCGGGAAGCTGGCCGCCGAGGGCCGGGGAAGTGTCGATGGACGACGGCGTGGCGAAACGCCTGAACATTAAACCCGGCGACAGCGTGACCTTTATGGGGGATACCCAGGACTTCACTGCGAAGGTGACCAGCCTGCGCAAAGTGGACTGGGAAAGTCTGCGGCCAAACTTCTACTTTATCTTCCCGCCGGGCGCGCTGGACGGGCAGCCGCAGAGCTGGCTCACCAGCTTCCGCTGGGAGGGGAATAACGGCCTGCTGACCCAGCTTAACCGCGAGTTCCCGACCGTCAGCCTGCTGGATATCGGGGCCATCCTGAAACAAATCGGCCAGGTGCTGGAGCAGGTCAGCCGCGCGCTTGAGGTGATGGTGGTGCTGGTGACTGCCTGTGGCCTGCTGCTGTTGCTGGCTCAGGTGCAGGTCGGTATGCGCCAGCGCCATCAGGAACTGGTGGTTTACCGCACGCTGGGCGCGGGTAAAAAGCTGCTCAGAACCACGCTGTGGTGCGAGTTTGCCGTGCTGGGGCTGGTGTCTGGCCTGGTGGCGGCCATCGGCGCGGAAACGGCGCTGGGCGTACTGCAAACGCGCGTGTTCGACTTCCCGTGGGAGCCGGATTTGCGCCTGTGGATCGTGCTGCCGGTGACCGGGGCGGTATTGCTGTCGCTTTGCGGCGGCTGGCTGGGCGTTCGTTTACTGAAAGGGAAGGCGCTGTTCCGCCAGTTTGTCGTCTGA
- the ybbA gene encoding putative ABC transporter ATP-binding protein YbbA, whose amino-acid sequence MPAENIVEVHHLSKSVGQGEHELSILTGVELVVKPAETIALIGESGSGKSTLLAILAGLDDGTDGEVHLCEQPLHSMDEEARAELRAKNVGFVFQSFMLVPTLNALENVELPSLLRGENSSASRAQAKALLEQLGLGKRLDHLPAQLSGGEQQRVALARAFNGKPGVLFADEPTGNLDRQTGDRIADLLFSLNRDFATTLILVTHDEQLAARCDRRLRLREGKLWEEA is encoded by the coding sequence ATGCCAGCGGAAAACATTGTTGAAGTTCATCATCTTAGTAAGTCCGTGGGTCAGGGTGAACACGAGCTTTCCATCCTTACCGGAGTTGAGCTGGTTGTCAAACCGGCCGAAACCATCGCCCTGATTGGCGAGTCAGGGTCGGGCAAGTCCACGCTTCTGGCGATTCTGGCCGGGCTTGATGACGGCACGGACGGCGAAGTCCATCTTTGTGAGCAGCCGCTGCACAGCATGGATGAAGAGGCGAGGGCAGAGCTGCGCGCCAAGAACGTCGGCTTTGTGTTTCAGTCCTTTATGCTGGTGCCTACCCTTAATGCTCTGGAAAACGTGGAGCTTCCCTCGCTGCTGCGCGGCGAAAACAGCTCGGCCAGCCGCGCACAGGCCAAAGCGCTGCTGGAACAACTGGGCTTAGGCAAACGCCTCGATCACCTGCCTGCACAACTCTCCGGGGGCGAGCAGCAGCGCGTGGCCCTGGCTCGCGCGTTCAACGGCAAACCGGGTGTGCTTTTTGCCGATGAACCCACCGGTAACCTCGACAGGCAAACTGGCGACCGCATTGCTGACCTGCTGTTTTCCCTCAACCGTGATTTCGCCACCACGCTGATCCTCGTGACTCACGACGAACAGCTGGCGGCACGCTGCGACCGGCGCCTGCGGCTGCGCGAAGGCAAACTGTGGGAGGAAGCATGA
- the tesA gene encoding multifunctional acyl-CoA thioesterase I/protease I/lysophospholipase L1 gives MMNFNNVFRWHLPFLFLALMTFRAAAADTLLILGDSLSAGYRMAATSAWPALLDAKWQPQGTKVVNASISGDTAAQGLARLPALLKQHQPRWVLVELGGNDGLRGFQPQEVEKTLNQVITDVKAAGAQPLLMQIRLPANYGRRYNEAFSAIYPQLAKAFDIPLLPFFMEEVYLKPQWMQDDGIHPNRDAQPFIADWMATRLTPLLSK, from the coding sequence ATGATGAACTTCAACAATGTTTTCCGCTGGCATTTGCCCTTCCTGTTTCTGGCTTTGATGACTTTCCGCGCCGCTGCGGCGGACACGTTATTGATTCTAGGCGATAGCCTGAGCGCCGGTTACCGTATGGCGGCCACCAGCGCCTGGCCCGCCCTGCTGGATGCCAAATGGCAGCCGCAGGGTACAAAAGTTGTGAATGCGAGCATCAGCGGTGATACCGCGGCGCAGGGCCTGGCTCGCCTGCCGGCGCTGTTAAAACAGCACCAGCCCCGCTGGGTTTTAGTGGAGCTTGGTGGCAACGACGGCCTGCGCGGGTTCCAGCCTCAAGAGGTCGAAAAAACCCTTAACCAGGTTATCACCGACGTGAAGGCCGCCGGAGCACAACCGTTGTTGATGCAAATTCGCCTGCCCGCCAACTACGGACGCCGCTATAATGAGGCGTTTAGCGCTATTTATCCGCAGCTTGCCAAAGCGTTTGATATCCCCTTGCTCCCGTTTTTTATGGAGGAGGTGTATCTGAAACCGCAATGGATGCAGGATGACGGCATTCACCCTAATCGGGATGCTCAGCCGTTTATCGCCGACTGGATGGCGACGCGGCTGACTCCGTTACTCTCTAAATAA
- a CDS encoding SDR family oxidoreductase — protein MTGCSSGIGLASAQELQKLGYNILAACRKPADVERMNQLGFTGIQLDLDDAESVQRAAAEVIAITGNRLYGLFNNGGYGVYGPLNAISREQLEQQFATNFFGTHQLTMLLLPAMQPHQEGRIVMTSSVMGLISTPGRGAYAASKYALEAWSDALRMELRHSGIKVSLIEPGPIRTRFTDNVNQTQSDKPVENPGIAARFTLGPEAVVAKVRHAFESPRPKLRYPVTVVTHVITVLRRLLPACVMDKILRS, from the coding sequence ATTACAGGTTGCTCCAGCGGGATTGGCTTAGCCAGCGCGCAGGAGTTACAGAAGCTTGGCTATAACATTCTCGCCGCCTGCCGCAAACCGGCCGATGTAGAGCGCATGAATCAGCTTGGGTTTACCGGCATTCAGCTCGATCTTGACGATGCGGAAAGCGTCCAACGCGCCGCCGCCGAAGTGATTGCCATCACCGGCAACCGCCTGTACGGGCTGTTTAATAACGGCGGCTACGGCGTGTACGGCCCGCTGAACGCCATCTCCCGCGAACAGCTTGAACAGCAATTCGCCACCAACTTCTTCGGTACGCACCAGCTCACCATGCTGCTGCTGCCGGCCATGCAGCCTCATCAGGAAGGCCGCATCGTGATGACCAGCTCGGTGATGGGGCTGATTTCCACGCCGGGGCGCGGGGCCTACGCCGCCAGTAAATACGCGCTGGAAGCCTGGTCTGACGCGCTGCGTATGGAGCTTCGCCACAGCGGGATTAAAGTCAGCCTGATTGAGCCGGGGCCAATCCGCACCCGTTTTACCGATAACGTCAATCAAACCCAAAGCGACAAGCCGGTAGAGAACCCTGGGATTGCCGCACGGTTTACCCTCGGGCCGGAGGCGGTGGTAGCGAAAGTACGTCATGCTTTTGAAAGCCCAAGGCCGAAGCTGCGTTACCCGGTGACCGTGGTGACTCACGTGATTACCGTGCTGCGCCGCCTGCTGCCAGCGTGCGTAATGGACAAAATTTTACGGAGCTGA